The window AGGGATCGACGTGGAAGCCGATGTTGATGAAGAAGAACGGCGTGAAGAAGGCGTGCAGGTCGCGGAACGAGGTCTCGGTCCTGACCGCCTCACGGTCGTGACTGAACACCAGCCCCGCGAAGAGCGCGCCGATGGCCAGCGAGAACCCGAGCCAGCCCGCGATCGACGCGATCACGAAGCCCACCCCGGCGACCACGATCATCCGCTCGGAAGAGCCCAGCCGACTCGCTCCGCGTGTGATCCTCCACTCGAGCGTGCGCGAGAAGCAGTAGCAGAACAGCGCGAAGCCCAGGAACTGCGCGACGAACACCCCGAAGGTCGAACCGAGCGCTCCCCAGACCGATCCGCCCCGATCCAGCACGGGCGCGACCGCGAAGAGCAGCGCCATGAGCGCCACGCCCCCGATGTCGTCGAGCTCGGCGACGTCCAGGGTGAGCCGGCCACTGGGCGAATCCAGCGCGTCGCTCTCCTGCCAAATCGCCACCGACACCCCCACGCTCGTGGCGGTCAGTGCCGTCCCGGTGAAGAGCGCGGCCAGCAGGTCCCCGCCCAGGATCCAGTACACCGTCCCGAAGCCGGCGGCGAAGGCCACGAGCATGTTGCCGACCCACAGCACGCTGGCGGTGGGGAGCTTCTCGGCCAGGGCCCGCGGATGGCTGGTGAGGCCGACCTCGAACAACAGCGCGACGATGCCCAGACTGGCGAGCAGGTCGAAGGCCGTCCGGATCTCCGGTCCCATGAACCCCCACTGCGCGTCGGCCGCGCGCAACAGGACCCCGAGCAGGAGATGCCCGACGAGGGCCGGCAGCGAGAAGCGCTGCGCCACGCCCTTCACGACCACGGCCAGGGTCACCGCGAGCCCGATCAGCAGGACCTGCAGAGCCGAGACGTGTTCGCCGCCCATGCGCTTACCTCGATCGAAGCGAACGACCCCGGAGGCTGCGCCCTCCGGGGTCTTCGATCCATCGTGGTCGGCGCGGCCGCGGGGCAGGGGATTCCCCCACCTGCGGACGACTACTCCGCGTCGCCGGTGTACTCCACGCCCTCGGTCCACCACTCCGGCGCCGGCGCACCCTTGGTGAAGTGGTCGATGAAGGCCTTCATCCTGAGCGAGTAGTCGAGCTTGTTCGGGTACTGCTTCAGGTGATGCGGCTCGCCCCGGTACTGCAGCATGACCGCCGGCTTGTCGAGACGTCGCATGGCCATGTACAGCTCGATGCCCTGGGTCCAGGGCACGGCCTCGTCCTCGTCGCCGAACTGGATCAACAGCGGCGTCTCGATCCGGTCGGCGAAGAACACGGGCGAGTTCTCGATGTACAGGTCGCGCCGTTCCCAGAGCGAGGCCCCCAGGCGCGACTGCGACTTCTCGTACTGG is drawn from Candidatus Krumholzibacteriia bacterium and contains these coding sequences:
- a CDS encoding cation:proton antiporter, which gives rise to MGGEHVSALQVLLIGLAVTLAVVVKGVAQRFSLPALVGHLLLGVLLRAADAQWGFMGPEIRTAFDLLASLGIVALLFEVGLTSHPRALAEKLPTASVLWVGNMLVAFAAGFGTVYWILGGDLLAALFTGTALTATSVGVSVAIWQESDALDSPSGRLTLDVAELDDIGGVALMALLFAVAPVLDRGGSVWGALGSTFGVFVAQFLGFALFCYCFSRTLEWRITRGASRLGSSERMIVVAGVGFVIASIAGWLGFSLAIGALFAGLVFSHDREAVRTETSFRDLHAFFTPFFFINIGFHVDP